One Lysobacter enzymogenes DNA segment encodes these proteins:
- the aceE gene encoding pyruvate dehydrogenase (acetyl-transferring), homodimeric type, whose translation MNQPLASSLHDLLQNDPDPTETQEWVESVQAVIARDGAERAHQLLEGMVEVTRRAGAHLPFQPTTEYINTIPPHLEAKSPGDAAMEWRIRSLIRWNAMAMVVRANRKPGDLGGHIASFASAATLYDVGFNHFWRAPSADHPGDLIGIQGHSSPGIYARSFLEGRISESQIDNFRMEVDGRGVSSYPHPWLMPDYWQIPTVSMGLGPISAIYQARNWKYLEGRGLLPKSDRKVWAFLGDGETDEPESLGAISVAGREGLDNLIFVVNCNLQRLDGPVRGNGKIIQELEGQFRGAGWNVIKTVWGSYWDPLLARDTTGRLRQLMMETVDGEYQNCKAFGGKYTRDNFFGKYPETAALVANLSDEDIWRLNRGGHDPHKVYAAYHEAVNTKGMPTVILAKTVKGYGMGASGESLNPTHGTKKMDDEAVRLFRDRFNIPVSDEQLKDGAVPFFHPGDKSPEIEYMHERRKALGGYLPQRRRKASTSLDVPKLETYDRLLKSTGEREISTTMSFVQALNIALRDKQVGPRLVPIVADEARTFGMEGLFRQLGIYAPHGQKYKPVDRDQLMYYREDTTGQVLEEGITEAGAFASWLAAATSYSTNDLQMLPLYIYYSMFGFQRIGDSAWQAADMRARGFLLGATAGRTTLNGEGLQHEDGHSMVQAGLIPNCRSYDPTFSYEVVTLFQHGMQRMLTEQQDEYWYLTLMNENYPHPDMPEGAADGIIKGMYLLKDAGKPKKGELRVQLMGSGTILREAIAAAELLDKDFGVTADIWSCPSFNELARDATDCERFNRFNPEAKTPRKPYITELLEGRQGPAIAATDYIRVYPEQVRAYVPMRYTVLGTDGFGRSDTRANLRRHFEVDRYYIAHAAIAALAAEGKMTGKDVARAIKQYKIDVEKPNPLGV comes from the coding sequence TGGGTCGAATCCGTCCAGGCGGTCATCGCCCGCGACGGCGCCGAACGCGCCCACCAGCTGCTGGAGGGCATGGTCGAAGTCACCCGCCGCGCCGGCGCCCACCTGCCGTTCCAGCCGACCACCGAATACATCAACACCATCCCGCCGCACCTGGAGGCCAAGAGCCCCGGCGACGCCGCGATGGAATGGCGCATCCGCTCGCTGATCCGCTGGAACGCGATGGCGATGGTCGTGCGCGCCAACCGCAAGCCCGGCGACCTCGGCGGCCACATCGCCAGCTTCGCGTCCGCGGCCACCCTGTACGACGTCGGCTTCAACCACTTCTGGCGCGCCCCCTCGGCCGACCACCCGGGCGACCTCATCGGCATCCAGGGCCACAGCTCGCCGGGCATCTACGCGCGCTCGTTCCTCGAAGGCCGCATCAGCGAATCGCAGATCGACAACTTCCGCATGGAAGTCGACGGCCGCGGCGTCAGCTCGTACCCGCACCCGTGGCTGATGCCGGATTACTGGCAGATCCCGACCGTGTCGATGGGCCTGGGCCCGATCAGCGCCATCTACCAGGCGCGCAACTGGAAATACCTGGAAGGCCGCGGCCTGCTGCCCAAGTCCGACCGCAAGGTGTGGGCCTTCCTCGGCGACGGCGAGACCGACGAACCCGAATCGCTCGGCGCGATCTCGGTCGCCGGCCGCGAAGGCCTCGACAACCTGATCTTCGTCGTCAACTGCAACCTGCAGCGCCTCGACGGCCCGGTGCGCGGCAACGGCAAGATCATTCAAGAGCTGGAAGGCCAGTTCCGCGGCGCCGGCTGGAACGTCATCAAGACCGTGTGGGGCAGCTACTGGGATCCGCTCCTGGCGCGCGACACCACCGGCCGCTTGCGCCAGCTGATGATGGAAACCGTCGACGGCGAATACCAGAACTGCAAAGCCTTCGGCGGCAAGTACACCCGCGACAACTTCTTCGGCAAGTACCCGGAAACCGCCGCGCTGGTCGCCAACCTGTCCGACGAGGACATCTGGCGCCTCAACCGCGGCGGCCACGACCCGCACAAGGTCTACGCCGCGTACCACGAAGCGGTGAACACCAAGGGCATGCCGACCGTGATCCTGGCCAAGACGGTCAAGGGCTACGGCATGGGCGCGTCGGGCGAATCGCTGAACCCGACCCACGGCACCAAGAAGATGGACGACGAAGCCGTCCGCCTGTTCCGCGACCGCTTCAACATCCCGGTCAGCGACGAACAGCTGAAGGACGGCGCCGTGCCGTTCTTCCACCCCGGCGACAAGTCGCCGGAAATCGAATACATGCACGAGCGCCGCAAGGCGCTGGGCGGCTACCTGCCGCAGCGCCGGCGCAAGGCCAGCACCTCGCTCGACGTGCCGAAGCTCGAAACCTACGACCGCCTGCTTAAGAGCACCGGCGAGCGCGAGATCAGCACCACCATGTCGTTCGTGCAGGCGCTGAACATCGCGTTGCGCGACAAGCAGGTCGGCCCGCGCCTGGTGCCCATCGTCGCCGACGAAGCCCGCACCTTCGGCATGGAAGGCCTGTTCCGCCAGCTCGGCATCTACGCCCCGCACGGCCAGAAGTACAAGCCGGTCGACCGCGACCAGCTGATGTACTACCGCGAAGACACCACCGGCCAGGTGCTGGAAGAAGGCATCACCGAAGCCGGCGCGTTCGCGTCCTGGCTCGCCGCCGCCACCAGCTACAGCACCAACGACCTGCAGATGCTGCCGCTGTACATCTACTACTCGATGTTCGGCTTCCAGCGCATCGGCGACAGCGCCTGGCAGGCCGCCGACATGCGCGCGCGCGGCTTCCTGCTCGGCGCCACCGCCGGCCGCACCACCTTGAACGGCGAAGGCCTGCAGCACGAAGACGGCCACAGCATGGTCCAGGCCGGCCTGATCCCGAACTGCCGCAGCTACGACCCCACCTTCAGCTACGAAGTGGTGACCCTGTTCCAGCACGGCATGCAGCGCATGCTGACCGAACAGCAGGATGAGTACTGGTACCTCACCCTGATGAACGAAAACTACCCGCACCCGGACATGCCCGAAGGCGCCGCCGACGGAATCATCAAGGGCATGTACCTGCTGAAGGACGCCGGCAAACCGAAGAAGGGCGAACTGCGCGTACAGCTGATGGGCAGCGGCACGATCCTGCGCGAAGCCATCGCCGCGGCCGAGTTGCTGGATAAAGACTTCGGCGTCACCGCCGACATCTGGTCCTGCCCGAGCTTCAACGAACTCGCGCGCGACGCGACCGATTGCGAGCGATTCAATCGCTTCAACCCGGAAGCGAAGACTCCGCGTAAGCCGTACATCACCGAGCTGCTGGAAGGGCGTCAGGGGCCGGCGATCGCCGCGACCGACTACATTCGCGTGTATCCGGAGCAGGTGCGGGCTTACGTGCCGATGCGCTACACCGTGCTGGGTACGGATGGGTTCGGGCGGTCGGATACGCGCGCGAATCTGCGGCGTCACTTCGAGGTCGATCGGTACTACATCGCCCATGCGGCCATTGCGGCGCTGGCGGCGGAAGGGAAGATGACCGGGAAGGATGTGGCTCGGGCTATCAAGCAGTACAAGATTGATGTGGAGAAGCCGAATCCGTTGGGGGTTTGA
- a CDS encoding putative phage abortive infection protein: MSDYAHYFRSFYNVLDFLDGSKSVPFEQKKLYARTFRAQLSDIEIVSIFYNAIPVNQLGQSTVKRDMLQKYEFTSALVVGCLVHPIHNQVFREGRNIGGGDAKA; the protein is encoded by the coding sequence ATGAGCGACTACGCACATTATTTTCGTAGTTTTTACAATGTGCTTGATTTTTTAGATGGGTCAAAATCCGTCCCCTTCGAGCAGAAGAAGCTTTATGCGCGGACCTTTAGGGCTCAGTTATCTGATATTGAAATAGTCTCTATTTTCTATAATGCAATTCCAGTGAATCAGCTTGGTCAGTCCACTGTGAAACGGGATATGCTCCAGAAATATGAGTTTACTTCAGCGCTTGTAGTTGGGTGCTTGGTTCATCCAATTCATAATCAAGTGTTTCGCGAAGGGCGAAACATAGGGGGCGGTGATGCAAAGGCGTGA
- a CDS encoding DUF262 domain-containing protein — protein sequence MQRRDPKPEIQRLEELAIAVKSGDIKLPKFQRPFVWKRTDMLNLLDSIYKGYPIGSLLMWNSSQRLTSERSISGLELNDRELTSYPTNYLLDGQQRLTTLCGALFWHGKELVNHWNIHFNLESEEFVYPDEPDLVHLFPLNKLIETSDFIKQCMKFEHHDRGVVYTRNAEKLLRAIKDYKIAVVKIGDMTVEEVAPIFERINSTGRKLTIVDLMMAATWSDDFDLNQEIQLIIDSAEAAGLAGVKDQIVLRSISAAAGLGINKDDIQRLRKIKPAQLKEATASVREAVGKTAAFLTRRLSVFDFSRLPYAMQFTHLVEIFRIQQSVDRDLEREILGWLWFTTVTRYFTSSNSGQNSKDLAKVRDFARGLNGNLYARDAIDATGFFCDKFNLRNSTSTGFSLLLASRQPEMTVDGRSIDPMYLRVKESKYYSSIIDDGSGLSKSNIARIIHPYPDRPCLGDGAEIRQQHFLPETPEYASVYDFLTERGGIIAGYISQVTGCEVSFTLGAIDGLGYLEDDWIVDDGI from the coding sequence ATGCAAAGGCGTGATCCAAAGCCTGAGATTCAGCGTCTCGAGGAGTTGGCAATTGCCGTCAAATCTGGAGATATCAAGCTTCCGAAGTTTCAGCGTCCTTTCGTCTGGAAGAGGACTGATATGCTGAATCTTCTTGATAGCATATATAAGGGCTATCCCATTGGTAGTCTGTTGATGTGGAACAGTTCTCAGCGCCTTACAAGTGAAAGATCGATCTCAGGTTTGGAGCTTAACGATCGAGAATTGACAAGTTATCCAACTAATTACTTGTTAGATGGGCAGCAAAGGCTCACGACTCTGTGCGGCGCTCTGTTTTGGCACGGAAAGGAGCTGGTTAATCATTGGAATATTCATTTTAATCTAGAGAGCGAAGAATTTGTTTACCCGGATGAGCCGGATCTCGTTCATTTGTTTCCGCTGAATAAGTTAATCGAGACCAGCGATTTCATTAAGCAATGCATGAAATTCGAGCATCATGATAGAGGAGTTGTTTACACTCGTAATGCTGAAAAGCTTCTGCGTGCGATAAAAGATTACAAGATCGCTGTTGTTAAGATTGGTGACATGACCGTAGAAGAGGTTGCTCCGATATTCGAAAGAATAAATAGTACTGGCCGTAAATTAACTATCGTTGATTTAATGATGGCGGCAACCTGGAGTGATGATTTTGACCTGAATCAAGAAATTCAGCTTATTATCGACTCTGCTGAAGCTGCGGGTCTGGCAGGCGTAAAGGATCAAATTGTCCTTCGCTCAATTTCAGCCGCCGCTGGATTGGGTATCAACAAAGACGATATTCAGCGGTTGCGAAAGATTAAGCCGGCGCAGCTGAAGGAAGCGACGGCGTCAGTGCGGGAAGCTGTTGGCAAGACGGCTGCCTTTCTAACCAGAAGGCTTTCCGTATTTGATTTTAGTAGACTGCCATATGCGATGCAATTTACTCATTTGGTGGAAATTTTCCGCATTCAACAGTCCGTAGATAGAGATCTAGAGCGGGAAATTTTAGGCTGGCTTTGGTTTACGACAGTCACCCGCTATTTCACCTCATCGAATTCTGGGCAGAACAGTAAAGATCTTGCGAAGGTTCGTGATTTTGCCCGGGGGCTGAATGGCAACTTGTATGCGCGTGATGCTATAGACGCGACTGGATTTTTCTGCGATAAATTTAATTTGCGAAACTCGACCAGCACCGGTTTTTCTCTGCTTCTTGCCAGCAGGCAGCCGGAAATGACCGTCGATGGGCGATCAATTGACCCAATGTATCTTAGGGTGAAAGAAAGTAAATATTACTCATCGATTATTGATGATGGTAGTGGCCTGTCAAAATCAAATATCGCGCGAATAATTCACCCCTATCCAGATCGCCCTTGCTTGGGGGATGGGGCGGAGATTAGGCAACAACATTTTTTGCCTGAGACTCCGGAGTATGCTTCGGTGTACGATTTCTTGACGGAGCGCGGAGGGATCATTGCTGGTTATATTTCGCAAGTCACGGGTTGCGAGGTGAGTTTCACGTTGGGTGCGATAGATGGACTCGGTTATTTAGAAGACGATTGGATTGTCGACGATGGCATATGA
- a CDS encoding transcriptional regulator, translated as MITGLPQRTAAVRINRYEKTVHDADLATARRIAQSLGVPLAFLYADTDVLAEAILTLGLLSKSEQRKAVADLKARLAQAGGAGGEPVGKS; from the coding sequence ATGATCACGGGTTTGCCACAACGAACGGCCGCGGTCCGCATCAACCGCTACGAAAAGACCGTCCACGACGCCGATCTGGCCACCGCGCGCCGCATCGCGCAGTCGCTGGGCGTCCCGCTCGCCTTCCTCTACGCCGACACCGACGTGCTGGCCGAGGCCATCCTGACCCTGGGCCTGCTGTCCAAGTCCGAGCAGCGCAAGGCCGTGGCCGACCTCAAGGCCCGGCTGGCGCAGGCGGGCGGGGCCGGCGGCGAGCCGGTTGGGAAGTCTTAG